One region of Salvelinus sp. IW2-2015 linkage group LG1, ASM291031v2, whole genome shotgun sequence genomic DNA includes:
- the LOC111974171 gene encoding plasticin-like, protein MSHPSMNHPSGRASTSYRRTFGGPNPISMSSYSPSYSRMPMSSGHYMRSISPVVPSRSSNYHHQQRQRSSTQPPRLTYEKVDFQLADAVNAEFLATRSNEKVELQDLNDRFASFIDKVHYLEQQNSGLQQELSQFKGQQQEGQPNRATELFQEELRELRRQLDHVGKERDQYQVERDNLAEDMNLIKQRLDEENQKRSEAESNLLVFRKDVDDATLSRLELERKIESLMDEIEFLKKLHDEEIQEVQVSFQTQQMKMEVEQTARPDLAAALKDIRAQYENIASKNMYESEEWYKSKFADLTDSAKRNTDALRQAKQEQNEHRRQMQSLNCEIDALKSTNEALLRQMREMEGQFGMEANNYQDNVGRLEEEIHHLKDEMARHLREYQDLLNVKMALDIEIATYRKLLEGEESRIIVPMHPSQYGRSGDRAYDHTPDTPKRKPVVIKTVETRDGEVVKESKTEKERSEMDGSHGRNDRDHDRNGRDD, encoded by the exons ATGAGCCACCCTTCAATGAACCACCCTTCAGGACGCGCCTCCACCTCCTACCGTCGCACATTCGGGGGCCCCAACCCCATCTCGATGTCCTCCTATTCGCCTTCATACTCCCGCATGCCAATGTCCAGCGGGCACTACATGCGCTCTATATCGCCCGTGGTGCCCTCTCGCTCCTCCAACTACCACCACCAGCAGCGCCAGCGCTCCAGCACCCAGCCGCCCCGTCTCACCTACGAAAAGGTGGACTTCCAGCTGGCCGACGCAGTCAATGCCGAGTTCCTGGCCACCCGCAGCAATGAGAAGGTGGAGCTGCAGGACCTCAACGACCGCTTTGCCAGCTTCATCGACAAGGTGCACTACCTGGAGCAGCAGAACAGCGGGTTGCAGCAGGAGCTGAGCCAGTTTAAGGGTCAGCAGCAGGAGGGACAGCCCAACCGGGCCACCGAGCTCTTCCAGGAGGAGCTGAGGGAGCTGAGGCGCCAGCTGGACCACGTGGGAAAGGAGAGGGACCAGTACCAGGTGGAGAGGGACAACCTGGCCGAAGACATGAACCTTATCAAACAGAG ACTGGATGAGGAGAATCAGAAGAGATCTGAGGCTGAGAGCAACCTGCTTGTCTTCCGCAAG GATGTGGATGATGCCACTCTGTCTCGCCTGGAGCTGGAGAGGAAGATCGAGTCTCTGATGGATGAGATTGAGTTCCTCAAGAAGCTACATGATGAG GAGATCCAGGAGGTGCAGGTGAGTTTCCAGACCCAGCAGATGAAGATGGAGGTGGAACAGACTGCCAGGCCTGACCTGGCTGCTGCCCTCAAGGACATCAGGGCCCAGTACGAGAACATCGCCTCCAAGAACATGTATGAGTCTGAGGAGTGGTACAAGTCCAAG TTTGCTGACCTGACGGACTCTGCCAAACGTAACACTGATGCTCTGAGGCAGGCCAAGCAGGAGCAAAATGAGCACAGGAGGCAGATGCAGTCCCTCAACTGTGAGATCGATGCACTGAAGAGCACG aacgAGGCTCTGCTGAGGCAGATGCGTGAGATGGAAGGCCAGTTTGGCATGGAGGCCAATAACTACCAGGACAACGTGGGTCGCCTGGAGGAGGAGATACACCACCTAAAGGACGAGATGGCCCGCCACCTGAGGGAGTACCAGGACCTGCTCAATGTCAAGATGGCCCTGGACATAGAGATCGCCACTTACCGCAAgctgctggagggagaggagagcag GATTATTGTTCCCATGCATCCCTCCCAGTACGGCCGTAGTGGTGATAGGG CCTATGACCACACCCCAGACACCCCTAAAAGGAAGCCTGTGGTGATTAAGACAGTGGAGACTCGTGATGGAGAG gtggtgaaggagtcaaagacggagaaggagaggagcgaGATGGATGGCAGCCATGGCAGGAATGACAGGGACCATGATAGAAATGGCAGGGATGACTAG